The genomic DNA GGCGACTGGGGCGCGTTCGTGACCTCCCGGCTCGCCGTCACTCACCCGGATCGACTGGTCGGCATCCACCTGAACCTTCTCCCGCTGCGGCGGGAGATCCCGCACCCGGCCACGCCGACCGAGGAGGAATCGCGGTATCTGAAAGAGCTCGCGCTGTGGCTATGGGAGGAAACCGGCTACCAGTGGATCCAGGGGACGAGGCCCCAGACGCTCGCCTACGCGCTCACGGACTCGCCGGTGGGACTGGCGGCCTGGATCGTGGAGAAGTTCCGGAACTGGAGCGACTGCGGCGGCGACGTCGAGCGCCGATTCACCAAGGACGAGCTTCTCACCAACGTGACGCTCTACTGGGTGACCGGCGCGATCAACTCGTCCTTCTGGCCCTACTACGCGCGCTACCATCAGGGATGGCCGCTGCCCGAAGGGGTCCGCATCGAGGTCCCCACCGCCTACGCGGCGTTTCCGTGCGAGATCCTGCGCCCGCCGCGCGCATGGGCCGAGCGCGTCTTCGACATCCGTCGCTGGACCCCGATGCCGGCGGGCGGCCACTTCGCCGCGATGGAGGAGCCGGAGGCGCTCGCCGCCGACCTGCGCGCGTTCTTCCGCGGGCTGCAGCCCCGGGACTAGCCGTGCCACGACGGGGGGGCATCGGGGGGTCCTCCGAGCCCCCCCCGAAATGACCGAGGAGGCTGTCGGAGTAACCACGCTCCGCAGCTTGCCCAACCGCCCACGGT from Candidatus Methylomirabilota bacterium includes the following:
- a CDS encoding epoxide hydrolase gives rise to the protein MDAQPFRVRIAEEVLADLRERLRRARWPDEVPGAGWCYGTDLTYLRQLVDYWRDRYDFRPHEARLNEFRQFTVPLAGVELHFIHQPGVGPRPLPLLLSHGWPGSVWEFHKLIPFLTDPGRFGGDPADAFTVVAPSLPGYVFSFRPGQPRLGVPEMADVFATLMAEVLGYPRFGAQGGDWGAFVTSRLAVTHPDRLVGIHLNLLPLRREIPHPATPTEEESRYLKELALWLWEETGYQWIQGTRPQTLAYALTDSPVGLAAWIVEKFRNWSDCGGDVERRFTKDELLTNVTLYWVTGAINSSFWPYYARYHQGWPLPEGVRIEVPTAYAAFPCEILRPPRAWAERVFDIRRWTPMPAGGHFAAMEEPEALAADLRAFFRGLQPRD